From the genome of Miscanthus floridulus cultivar M001 chromosome 10, ASM1932011v1, whole genome shotgun sequence, one region includes:
- the LOC136490090 gene encoding uncharacterized protein, with product MTSSVAPTTAASQLHITTTATATATSALTSPSSNHSPSNARSSLHSASSSPRGSSTTGGTNQACAACKYQRRKCNPDCPLAPYFPADQQRRFLNAHRLFGVSNILKTLKKLRPDLCADAMGTLIYQSDMRAQDPVGGCYRLILSLERQFEIETAELSAVLHHLALCRQAATAATAMPPQQQSGGMADLDVTSSNQPLLLNAQQEVVDALYTTTHEADMAILPTDEVVHHHGGGHSPKDDHGEQQQQLFDYFYYDATASDDASSKPTIDINLDNMQQFDFDDSCAAADKVDLTSPAGPDEEIRHQQQHLDVNCGQIDAKDYFEIKAASLVDAFDMRQELQPVVDVNDAGVDIDIKTVDVNAGIGVDIKAMHMNANVDVNVDLQEEDGAINVSTQMAAESSHCRLGLGFSSF from the coding sequence ATGACCTCCTCCGTAGCCCCAACCACGGCCGCCTCCCAACTGCAtattaccaccaccgccaccgccaccgccacctctgCACTCACATCGCCCTCCTCAAACCACAGCCCCAGCAACGCGCGCTCCTCCCTGCATTCGGCGAGCAGCTCCCCTCGCGGCAGCAGCACCACCGGCGGCACGAACCAGGCGTGCGCGGCGTGCAAGTACCAGCGGCGCAAGTGCAACCCGGACTGCCCGCTGGCGCCCTACTTCCCCGCCGACCAGCAGCGGCGCTTCCTCAACGCGCACCGTCTCTTCGGGGTCAGCAACATCCTCAAGACGCTCAAGAAGCTCCGGCCGGACCTCTGCGCCGACGCCATGGGCACGCTCATCTACCAGTCCGACATGCGCGCGCAGGACCCCGTCGGCGGCTGCTACCGCCTCATCCTCAGCCTGGAGCGCCAGTTCGAGATCGAGACGGCCGAGCTCTCCGCCGTGCTCCACCACCTGGCGCTCTGCCGCCAAGCTGCCACGGCGGCCACCGCGATGCCACCGCAGCAGCAAAGCGGCGGCATGGCTGACCTCGACGTCACGTCTTCCAACCAGCCGCTCCTCCTCAACGCGCAGCAAGAGGTCGTTGACGCACTCTACACGACGACTCACGAAGCTGACATGGCCATCCTTCCAACCGACGAGGTCGTCCACCACCACGGTGGAGGCCACAGCCCCAAGGATGATCAcggtgagcagcagcagcagctcttcgACTACTTCTATTACGACGCCACCGCCAGCGACGATGCCAGTAGCAAGCCTACCATCGACATCAACCTCGACAACATGCAACAATTCGATTTCGACGATAGCTGCGCCGCCGCAGACAAAGTGGATCTGACGTCTCCGGCGGGGCCTGATGAAGAAAtaaggcatcagcagcagcacctCGACGTGAATTGCGGCCAGATTGACGCCAAGGATTATTTCGAGATAAAGGCGGCGTCACTCGTCGACGCATTTGACATGCGGCAGGAGCTGCAGCCGGTGGTGGACGTGAACGACGCCGGGGTTGACATTGACATCAAGACGGTGGATGTGAATGCCGGCATTGGAGTCGACATCAAGGCGATGCACATGAACGCCAACGTCGACGTCAATGTCGACCTACAGGAGGAGGATGGCGCCATCAATGTCTCCACACAAATGGCAGCTGAGTCATCGCATTGCAGGCTAGGGTTAGGCTTTTCTTCGTTCTGA